The genomic window CGCCGCCCACCTCGACGTCCGCGAAATCACCAATTTGCATCTTCTCCGCGCTGGCGAGCTGGAGGGTCTGGAGGCCGGGCGTATTCCCGGAGCCGAGTATCTCGGGATGGGACTGATAGCTTGCCACCAGACGGCTGGAGCCGGCAAAGCCCTGCTTCCGCTCGAAGCCCGAGGACAGGTTCATGGACGGCGATCCCATCCACGGGCCGAGCCCGGTGCCTATATCGCCTCGGAGGACCATGCCGGAACCATCGTCCAGCACGCGATCCACGGTGACGACGTTGTGAATGCCCCCGTTGGCGAATCCGCCGTCGCCGCTGCTGACAGCGGCCCGGACGCGAGAGGATGGCTTGCTGGATTCCTCAGTCACGCTGGAAGAAACGGTCATCACATTGCCATCATCGCCAGCCATTCTGAGGATAGGACGGTTGACGGCGGAGCGTAGCGTCCACTTCCAGTCATCGCCAGGCTCGTCTGCCCTGCGACGTTCGGCGGGCAGCCATGTAGTCGTGTTGAAGATGGTATTGAGGGTGAGATTGACGACTGCCTGCGCACCGGGACGGAGATGAAGGTCGCCTCGCGTGGTGGGCACAAAGAGCGCGGCAGTGGCACGGACCTCATATTTGCCGGGAAGCAGGCTGGCGATGAGATAACGGCCATGAAGATCGGTGAAGGCGGTCCCCACAAGGGCTGAGTCAGTTGCCAGCACCTGGACCAGAGCGCCCATCTGGGCGACACCATCGGCATCCCGCACTACGCCTGAGACCGTGGCTCCAGGGCCAACAGCGAGGCATACCGACGCCGTGGACAGCATCAGAGCCAGAAGCGCGATCTTCACCTGGATACTTCCCTGGGATCGTTGCACAGCGTTTTGCATCCTGCGCGTCGACGGCGACTCCATATGGTGATTGCACCCAGCTAAAAGGGAGGGTGCTGTTTTACAGCCTGCCCGGCTACTGCCTATCGCCTATTGCATCCGCGTAGGCATGGAACCTGATTGGTGCAGACTGCGCTAATCCACTACAAACGGTGCAGACTCTGCGATCTGCTGCTTGGTGATGCCATCGTCAACCTTGATGGTCACCTTATATTTTCCGGGAGCAAGGCCAGCGAGCGGCATGCTCTTTTCCAACGTCACCTGATCCGCATTCGGATTCGTCTTCGAGGTGAGTTCCTGCGACTGCAAGACGGTCTGGTTCGTGACCGTATTCACAATCTCGTACTGAATGGTCGCGTCGTTGTGCCTGCTCTTCTCGTCAATACCAAGGTTATAGACCTGCATCCAGAAGTTCAAATTCTGGGCACGGTGGAAGGTGACCGGCACGCTCATCTCGCTTGGCACGCGGGGACGAATGCGAGTGTCGCCGATGACAAAGTTGCCAGCGCCGATATCGCGCGATGGGACATGCTCCATCTGGTCGGCGAGGATCAGCGAGGAGGAGGCGAGGTGGTCGTCGTCGTATTTGGGCACATTGATACTGCGCTTCCAGCGGCCGATGTGGTCGGGGCTATTAACGTCCTTGATGGCGATATCGACCTTGTACAGGCCCGGCCGCAGCGGCAGCGCCTTCCAGTAGACAGAGACGTTGTTCTGGGTACGGGCGAGCAACTCGCTGGGCACCTGAACATTGACCGTGTCCTCAAAAGTCTGGATAGGCCGGTCGTTGAGGTTGGAGACGCGACCAAGAATGTTGACCGTGCCGGTGGCCACGCCGTCCTTATTGTTGAAGGTGATGTCGCCGTTGCGAATCTGCAGGGTCAAAGGAACAAGGACGGTGTCGTTGGTGACCTTGACATAGTCAGTGCGGACGCTGAAGAGGAAGGGGGGGCCGACCAGGATCTTGGAGGTCGCCATGAACGACTCCAGGTCCTTAAACTTGATGACCGGAGGAGCCATCAGCTTGGCGTACTGGTCAAGCCGGTCGAACTCCTTGCTCTGGTTTTGAGACGACATGGGGCCGGTGCCAAGCTGCTCGAGGCCACCGCCTGAAAAACGGTCCGCCTTCTTCGCCTGTCCCTGCTCTTCGTACAGCGTCAGGCCAGCGCCGGGAACGTGTTTGAGGGCGTCCTTCTCGGAGCGGTCAAGTGTCATGTGGTAGTCACCGCACATGCAGGTGTCTACAAATTCGATATCGATGTTGTCGCCAATGCCGGCCAGATAACGGTAGTGCCAGACCTCGAAGGGGAAGGTTGATGTTTCGCCGCCGCCCTCGTCCATGGGCCGCTCGTAGTTGCCACCGCTGGGGTGGGAGTCGGTGCTGTCAGGCTTGCCGTAGGCGATATAGATATGGCCGCGATCGGTCTTCCAGCCAGGCATACCGGCGGCGTAGTGCTCGTTCGCAAAAGCGATGCGGGCGTAGTGCTCTTCCTTGTATTCGTTCTCGGGCGAATCGGGATTGGGGTTGCGGCGGAGCCAGAAGTTCTCGATGAAGGAGTCGCGCTCCTCGTCGTTGCTCAGGTTCTTGAAGGCGTTCCGCTCCTGATCGGTAATGATCCAGCGAACGTCCTCGTCGAGCCACTTCTTGTAGACGCCGTGCAATTCGCCGCGGAGCTCTTTCTGCTGGGCGCGCTTTTCATTGTCGGTCAACTGCCGCTTCAGCGGGTCAGGCTTCTCAACGTTGGCAGGGTTCGCTGTGGTTCCATCGACCGCCGGGAGCGGATTCGCGTC from Granulicella sp. L56 includes these protein-coding regions:
- a CDS encoding GWxTD domain-containing protein gives rise to the protein MNTSRRLVSVTALLFLTMAGVSALPAQDANPLPAVDGTTANPANVEKPDPLKRQLTDNEKRAQQKELRGELHGVYKKWLDEDVRWIITDQERNAFKNLSNDEERDSFIENFWLRRNPNPDSPENEYKEEHYARIAFANEHYAAGMPGWKTDRGHIYIAYGKPDSTDSHPSGGNYERPMDEGGGETSTFPFEVWHYRYLAGIGDNIDIEFVDTCMCGDYHMTLDRSEKDALKHVPGAGLTLYEEQGQAKKADRFSGGGLEQLGTGPMSSQNQSKEFDRLDQYAKLMAPPVIKFKDLESFMATSKILVGPPFLFSVRTDYVKVTNDTVLVPLTLQIRNGDITFNNKDGVATGTVNILGRVSNLNDRPIQTFEDTVNVQVPSELLARTQNNVSVYWKALPLRPGLYKVDIAIKDVNSPDHIGRWKRSINVPKYDDDHLASSSLILADQMEHVPSRDIGAGNFVIGDTRIRPRVPSEMSVPVTFHRAQNLNFWMQVYNLGIDEKSRHNDATIQYEIVNTVTNQTVLQSQELTSKTNPNADQVTLEKSMPLAGLAPGKYKVTIKVDDGITKQQIAESAPFVVD